The DNA window TGCAGCCTGGTTGACGAGTTGGTCGTACGCCGGGCCGAGGAAGCCCTCGAACTGAATCTCCGGCACCGCCTTCATGCCGGCGTGTGCCAGGCCGACGGCCGTGCCCATGATGCCGCCTTCGGAGAGCGGCGTGTCGCGAACGCGCGCCTCGCCGAACTCCTTCTGCAGGCCGTCGGTGAGCCGGAACACACCGCCGTTCAGGCCGACGTCTTCGCCGAGGAGGATGACGCTTTCATCGCGCGTCAGCTCCTGACGCAGGGCGAGATTGATCGAATCGACGAGGTTCAGCTGCGGCATCGGCGTCCTCCTCGCTCAGACAGTGACGGCCTCGTCTGCCTCGACGCGGCTCAGGGTCGACTGACGCGGCGACTGGCCGAGCGAACCGGTCCGACGCGTCTCGCGTTGACGCTCGAGCTCACGCGGCGTCGTGGCAAAGGCGTAGTCGAAAATGTCCGACTTGCCGGGCTTCTCGATCTCCATGGCAGTCGCGATGACTTCCTTGACGATGCGGGTGGCTCGCTCTTTCTCTTGCTTCTCGAGGTCGTCGTTCCACTGGCCGCGGGCCTCGAGGTAACGGCGTGTGCGAATCAGCGGGTCCGACGCGACGCCGCGTTCGTGCTCTTCCTTACTGCGGTAGCGGGATGCGTCATCAACCGTCGTGTGGTCGGCGATGCGGTAGGTCGTCAGCTCGACAAGCGCAGGACCGTTGCCGGCGCGGGCGTGGCGGACGGCGTCGCGGCAGACCTTAAAGCTGGCGAAAAGGTCGTTGCCGTCCGCCTGGAAGCCCGGCATGCCGTATGCCAGTGCCTTCTGGGCGAACGTCTGGCTACGCGTCTGCTTCTCGGTCGGGACGCTGATGGCCCAGCCGTTGTTCTGGCAGACGAAGACGACCGGTGCGTCGCCCGTCGCCGCGAAGTTCAGGCCGTCGTGGAAGGCACCTTCGCTGGTCGCGCCGTCGCCGAAGAACGCCATGCAGACGCGGTCGGTGCCATGCTTGTCGTTGTCGATCTTGAGCTTCCACCCGATGCCGGCCGCATGGGGCAGATGGGCACCAATGCTGATGCAGATGGGCGAGATGCCGAGCTTCGGGTCGATGTCGTTGCCGCGTTCGTCGCCCATCCAGTGCAGCAGGATCTGGTGCATCGGCAGGCCGAGGTGGAACAGGGCGATGTTCTCGCGATAGCTGGGAACGACGTGGTCGTGCCCGGCGATGAGGGTCATAGCCGCCGCCAGCGGGCCGGCCTCCTGGCCCTTGTTCTGCGGGAAGGTGCCCATCCGACCACTTCGTTGGAGGCGGTACGCAGCATCATCAAGCTCGCGGGCGACGAGCATCTCGCGATACGCCGCGACCACGGCCTCGTCGTCGAGCACGTCGCGCACCTCGTCTGCGAGTTGCTCATCGATCGAACCGTCAGCCGAAAGAATCTCGACGCGGGAAACGGAGCCGTTGAAGACGTCGTGTGTGGGCATGGGCCGAACCTCCTGCTCGGTGGGGGACGCCCGAAGTCTACGCGATTCGGCCGTGCGAAAAGCGATGAGACGTCCCACGCATCAACCTCGGCCCATGTCAAACCGGTCTCGCGTGGTCGCATATGACGACCCGCCGAGGCGTCCGATCGC is part of the Planctomycetota bacterium genome and encodes:
- a CDS encoding thiamine pyrophosphate-dependent dehydrogenase E1 component subunit alpha is translated as MPTHDVFNGSVSRVEILSADGSIDEQLADEVRDVLDDEAVVAAYREMLVARELDDAAYRLQRSGRMGTFPQNKGQEAGPLAAAMTLIAGHDHVVPSYRENIALFHLGLPMHQILLHWMGDERGNDIDPKLGISPICISIGAHLPHAAGIGWKLKIDNDKHGTDRVCMAFFGDGATSEGAFHDGLNFAATGDAPVVFVCQNNGWAISVPTEKQTRSQTFAQKALAYGMPGFQADGNDLFASFKVCRDAVRHARAGNGPALVELTTYRIADHTTVDDASRYRSKEEHERGVASDPLIRTRRYLEARGQWNDDLEKQEKERATRIVKEVIATAMEIEKPGKSDIFDYAFATTPRELERQRETRRTGSLGQSPRQSTLSRVEADEAVTV